A window of Hyperolius riggenbachi isolate aHypRig1 chromosome 1, aHypRig1.pri, whole genome shotgun sequence contains these coding sequences:
- the LOC137554780 gene encoding leukotriene B4 receptor 2-like: MNICVNNYGNDTILSSSASRIPGAIFLGLAACLGLPGNAFIIWSILWKMKGREKSVTCILILNLAVADGTILLLTPFFIIFLALKTWMFGRAICKIAYYLCCLNMYASIFIIALMSMDRFFAVFRPYLAQSLRRRDMVLKVLLVIWLLAGSLALPAFAFREVIENKDMNATICEPCHATRAEAIFHYSFETLVAFILPFPVVCFSYMLVLQKLKSSRFGQRSRIEKLIAVILVTFAILWLPYHVLNIIQVTANLTSGNISDTLAKIAKKSRAGATALAFFSACVNPLLYAFAASDLFKVFGVGFVAKLLEGTVAEIQKRVKSQRDLVKGLVRVGSRGESVDLEMRNGVKLGTLNGDYEYNC, translated from the coding sequence ATGAACATTTGCGTTAATAATTATGGAAATGACACCATTCTCAGCTCTTCGGCTTCCCGCATCCCTGGTGCAATCTTTTTGGGACTGGCAGCCTGTTTGGGTTTACCTGGGAATGCCttcattatttggagtattttatgGAAAATGAAAGGCCGGGAAAAATCGGTGACCTGCATCCTGATCTTGAACTTGGCAGTGGCTGATGGGACAATACTTCTTCTCACtccattttttataatatttttggCTTTGAAAACCTGGATGTTTGGAAGAGCAATCTGTAAAATTGCCTATTACCTCTGTTGCCTTAACATGTACGCCAGCATCTTTATTATTGCACTAATGAGCATGGATCGCTTCTTCGCTGTCTTTCGCCCATACCTGGCTCAGTCTCTTCGGAGAAGGGACATGGTGTTAAAGGTCCTTCTAGTCATATGGCTTCTAGCAGGTTCTTTGGCTCTTCCAGCTTTTGCCTTCAGAGAGGTGATAGAAAACAAGGACATGAATGCCACAATATGCGAACCTTGCCATGCCACCCGAGCAGAGGCAATCTTTCATTATTCCTTTGAGACGTTAGTGGCGTTCATACTTCCTTTTCCTGTGGTATGTTTTAGCTACATGCTGGTGTTACAGAAGTTGAAATCAAGTCGCTTTGGACAACGGTCACGGATTGAGAAACTGATTGCTGTCATTTTAGTGACATTTGCCATCCTGTGGCTTCCCTACCATGTGCTTAATATCATCCAGGTCACAGCCAATCTTACCTCGGGAAATATATCTGATACACTGGCAAAAATAGCTAAAAAAAGCAGAGCTGGAGCCACTGCTTTAGCATTCTTCAGTGCCTGTGTCAACCCTCTACTTTATGCCTTTGCTGCCTCTGATCTGTTTAAGGTATTTGGAGTGGGATTTGTAGCAAAGCTACTGGAGGGAACAGTGGCCGAAATACAAAAACGAGTTAAATCACAACGTGACCTTGTAAAAGGACTCGTCAGAGTTGGTAGCCGAGGTGAATCTGTGGACCTTGAGATGAGGAATGGTGTAAAGTTAGGGACTTTAAATGGTGACTACGAATATAACTGCTAG